The genome window TTGTTCGTGGAATATTCCCAATGCGTGTGCCAGCTCATGAGATGTGACTCCGAACTGAAATACGTCTTTTTTAGAGCACAATTGACGATTAACAAAAACCAACATGCTCACATCCGTTTCCAATACTAACAACTTGTTTTCCTTGTGATGCATCTCGTCCCACTGTACTCCAACACCCATCGTCATTTCCGATAAAAAGGAGATACtgaataaaattccaattatagttctaatattttttaaaaggataACCTCTTTTTGGAATGTTCGTGGATGAAATTCAATACAAGTTTCTCGATACCAGAAATGAACTGCTTTCAAAATAGCTGTTTTCGCAATGGGcgctgaaataaattttttttgacaggaATTGGATGCATATGATTGATTTTACAGACGTAATAAAATCCTGTGCCTACCAGCAGACGTAATTTGCCTTGAAGGAGAGTTTGTTTcgagaaacttttttaaaataagccATAACTTACTGAGAGACTCGTGAAACATGAAAGCAACACCATTCTTCCAGATAGTTGCCGGATAATTGTTGTCTAAGTATGCTTGTCTTTTCGTCCTATCAGTTGATTCTCCATTTATTTTATTGCCTCTACGACGTGATTTAATGGCTTTTCGATATTCTGTGGATCCATTGACTATCATACTCAGTTGTTTATAACTAATCGCCATGTCTCCTTCAAACAATATGTCTCTGAAAACGCAATGATATAAATTAAAAGGTAGTTCTAGTTGAGAAGCAGGGCGTAAGTCGAGTCAGGCTGAAGCCTACGTGTTTATTCGTTTGGCTTGTAGACGCAGGCAAGCATTTTTAAAACCCAcctgtattttttgttcaactttCCAATAGATATGGGTTTCTCGGAGTAGTTGTAAATAGTGGATACATCCttaagaaaaaggaaatttccGACGTTTTCCGATAAATTGTAAACTTACAAAAGAGAGATGTGAATCTGAATATTGTTCTTCTACTGAGTATTGCAGTGTATCGAATAACCGATGAGTAGCTGACGGTTTTAATATGTCGTGTAGCTGAAATGTCAGTTTtggctttgaaaaatttgtttaatttaaatttgaatcttgagaaaattgctacaatttttttcaaattttcagagcaatgTCAATGTCAAAATCAacccaaacaattttttaataaaggTATTTTAGGAGTGGTTTTTAGCTATTTCGTACTGGCATTTCTCTACctttaaatgtttaattttgctaaaatctcaaCTGACTCTCGAGAAATATCATAATTTTAATCGTATTTTCCTTCTTGTGTGACTAAGCCGAATTCAAAAAGGATTAGTGAAATCTACCGTATCTTCCTCCACATTGATCGCACTCACCTTTATGCTTTCATTTGATACAAATTGAGCTGACATACATGTTGCGAGAACAAGTATCAGGAAGCCACAAAACGAGGTGTTCTTCGAAATCATTGTGACCCAAAAAGAAGAGGTTTGCACTTTACAGGCGCATGTAGGAATCAGGAAACGGTTGACAGACTATGCTAATAGGTTGATCTTTATTTCTCTGAGAACACCTGGTGAACATAAACGAATTATCTGTCAgacaaatcaaaaaagagaaattaaatgaaatgaaaaaaaaggagaaaacaGTTAGTTTGAATAGAAGAAGCTTGCCTTGAGAGCGAGACACTTGTGTATGCTTACGTGAACGGAGGGCAAAAGCTGCAAAAAACACGTTCTTTTCCGTCCCATCCGTGTCcacttttctctcttttcgaCCCGCCAGGCGGCTGATTTACAACTTTCCCGGTGTCCTTCTACATACTTATTCATGTTAAGCATGCTATGTGATTCCCCGCCATCCTTATTCGGTAGATTCCATGCCTAGAATCATTGTGTTATCAGTCACAGGAAATAGGAGAGACACACGTGTGTTTGGggttattgaaaatattggtGAAAAATGAGAGATAAATAgtggaaaaagaaagaaacagTTTGGGGTACTCGCAAGACTACAATGTATTCAGGAGGTACGATGTGTTTTTATCAATTGGtgtattggaaaaattgtataaataaAGAACACATCTAATTGttctgtttcaaattgttttattttgccaATCTTTATTgctttttgggaatttttgaagatcattTGATCAACTTTGAGTTCCCATTTAAAGTGagagtaaaattttttcaacagacACTATAAAtccatatgattttttaatttctctgtttttttaaagttgtaaTTTCAATTACCGGAGTGTAAATTCCTATTTCTTAAAATGGAGCACtctgaaactcgaaaaaacCACGAGTTCGCATAAATATCCGGTATCGGTGAGTGTATTTAGagtaaaataaacattttcgtGGGAGCCGGTAAGACAAAAATTATGTCTCCAACTCGAATgctgacttttcaaaaattcaataaaaattaaatgtgtCTATAAAGAAATGgctcatgttttttttaaaagagtttACTTTGGAAcgtttgtttcaaaacatctACTTCAAATCATTTCCAACCATGTATCACCATAATCTCTTTTCAGAATCCAAAGATGTCTTCAAAATACAACTCCTTGAAACTGGTAAAAGTGAAGAATGTTGGAGATTTTGTGTATAAAGTATCACTGAACCGCCCATCTAAGTTTAATGCTTTAAATATGGTGATTTGGAAGTaagcatttttttggaaaaatattttcattgaattttgaattttcagagaaattggAGACTGCTTCCAGTTGATTGATGAAGATCCAGAATGTCGAGTGGTAATTTTGCAAGGAgagggaaaacatttttgctcGGGACTTGATTTGAGTGGTAGGGCAATCTCTTTGTAACTTCAGGAACCATAAAAAATCTTCAGAAGTCACATTTCTCAATGGAGAAGAAGCTGATGATTCTGCAAGAAGAGGAAGATCAATTTTAAGAACAATCAAGTTCATGCAAAAACAGTTTACATATATTGATGAATGCTCAAAACCAGTTATTCTCGCAATGCATGGTTATTGTCTTGGTGCAGCATTGGATATTGCAACTGCTTGTGATGTTCGTGTTGCTACAAAAGACGCTGTGCTCTCTGTAAAGGAAGTAGATATTGGAATGGCTGCAGATGTCGGAACACTCAATCGTTTGCctaaaattgttggaaatcaCAGTTGGATCAAGGATATTTCCCTTTCCGCTCGTCATTTCTCAGCTGGAGAAGCACTTCAATTCGGTAAGTTgcattaacttttttttggatcaaTCATCATTTAAACATTCAGGTCTTCTTAGTCGCGTCTACGATACCCGTGAGGAAATGATAAATGAGGTGTTAAAAATGGCGAAACTGATTGCTTTGAAAAGTCCGGTTGGAGTACAGGGAACTAAGAATGCTTTGAATTACGCAAGAGATCATACTGTGGAGAATAGCTTGAATTATGTGGTATGGTTTTTTGAAAGCGTTGATATTGAAGAAATGGTTTCAGGCCACTTGGAATATGTCCCAATTATTCACAGATGACATTATGAAAGCAAGTATGGCATCTTTGAGCAAGCAACCAACTCcaccattttccaaattataaTTTGTATTCGATATTAACTTGTAGAAATTAgatacaaacattttttaaaacacaaaaaataattttatctgaaaagtgtgaaaaatgcattctgctttaaaactcactttttctgcttgaactcgGCGGTTATGGAAGCTTTTGGGATATCgtttttgaattctaaaagaacacaaaatttgaaacacaatggctacgggaattcttgaaaaatttagtttgaagccagatataaatttcaaaagtttggaaaatctactaATTCGGCATATAGGTATATTCCATTTGCTCTAAcaggtatgactgaaaattcactttttctgcttgaactcgGCGGTGAAGGATGCTTTTGGAAGGAAGCcaaagagtaaaatatagtgggaagtcagagagtaaaataattggtgaagccagagaataaaatatggtgggaagccacagagagtaaaatatagtgggaaagccagagagtaaaatatttgggaaAGCCacagagtaaaataattgggaaagccagagagtaaaataattgggaaagccagagagtaaaataattgggaaagccagagagtaaaatatttgggaaAGCCACAGAgcaaataattggtgaagccagagagtaaaatatcctgtgaagccagagagttacacgaaaaatagattgttacacgaaaaatagattgttacacgaaaaatagattgttacacgaaaaatagattgttacacgagaAATGG of Caenorhabditis elegans chromosome II contains these proteins:
- the F58A6.1 gene encoding Delta(3,5)-Delta(2,4)-dienoyl-CoA isomerase, mitochondrial (Confirmed by transcript evidence) — its product is MSSKYNSLKLVKVKNVGDFVYKVSLNRPSKFNALNMVIWKEIGDCFQLIDEDPECRVVILQGEGKHFCSGLDLSEVTFLNGEEADDSARRGRSILRTIKFMQKQFTYIDECSKPVILAMHGYCLGAALDIATACDVRVATKDAVLSVKEVDIGMAADVGTLNRLPKIVGNHSWIKDISLSARHFSAGEALQFGLLSRVYDTREEMINEVLKMAKLIALKSPVGVQGTKNALNYARDHTVENSLNYVATWNMSQLFTDDIMKASMASLSKQPTPPFSKL